Proteins encoded in a region of the Melioribacteraceae bacterium genome:
- the pgeF gene encoding peptidoglycan editing factor PgeF → MKIIVSNLFKQFKEIIFGFSTKIGPDSVPPFFFNLSLTVGDDPEKVKQNREYFFNRLGLSTSQIAFQRQVHSDIIKFVEKPGLLGESDALITRYYGIGLAISAADCTPIFIYDKENKIIAGVHSGWKGTQKRILKKVLSNLSFHFKSKPKNLYVFLGPSISQENYEVGKDVALLFDQKYLLFKDGRIYLDVPLANFDMLLTHGIPPENIEMSRLCTFKEKVLLHSYRRDGNNSGRMFGVIALKEK, encoded by the coding sequence ATGAAAATAATTGTCAGTAATCTCTTTAAACAATTCAAAGAAATTATTTTTGGTTTCTCAACTAAAATTGGCCCCGATTCAGTTCCACCGTTTTTTTTCAACCTCTCTTTAACGGTTGGAGATGATCCAGAAAAAGTAAAACAAAACCGTGAATATTTTTTCAACCGGCTCGGACTTTCAACATCTCAAATAGCTTTCCAGCGGCAGGTTCACAGCGATATTATCAAATTTGTTGAGAAACCCGGATTGCTTGGCGAAAGCGATGCACTTATAACTCGTTATTACGGAATAGGACTTGCAATCTCTGCCGCAGACTGTACCCCAATTTTCATTTATGATAAGGAGAATAAGATAATTGCCGGTGTTCATTCAGGTTGGAAGGGAACTCAAAAAAGAATCTTAAAAAAAGTTTTGAGTAACCTCAGTTTTCACTTTAAAAGTAAACCGAAAAATCTCTATGTATTTTTAGGGCCATCAATTTCTCAGGAGAATTATGAAGTAGGTAAAGATGTTGCACTTCTCTTCGATCAGAAATATCTTCTATTTAAGGATGGCAGGATTTACCTGGATGTCCCGCTGGCAAACTTTGATATGTTATTGACTCATGGCATACCTCCTGAAAATATTGAAATGTCCCGGCTTTGTACTTTTAAGGAAAAAGTTCTTTTGCATTCCTACAGAAGAGATGGAAATAATTCGGGAAGAATGTTTGGTGTTATTGCATTGAAGGAGAAATGA
- a CDS encoding aminotransferase class I/II-fold pyridoxal phosphate-dependent enzyme, whose protein sequence is MSEKKNEKSPVNMVDDTRYSMDTHLIYGKNVSDKWDYSHHVTAPISSSTTFRLDSVDRGAQGFIQFANVEKFGGAAPIFIYDRLGEPNKDMLEENLAYIEKGEMAVSFASGMGAISAALGVLTISGDEIITHKTLYGCTFSLLKNWYPRYNIKWSPIDLTDINLVRNSITEKTKVIYFETPANPNMGIIDINAVRTVVDQFNKNRKENDQIYIVIDNTFATPFCQRPIEFGADFVIHSLTKGIGGFGTDMGGIVIGKKKFQDMIQLYRKDFGAVLSAKNAWSILTYGLPSLAVRQRHQINSATRIAEFLNSHPKVDFVNYPGLPGFKYHEIAKKQMIDFNGNFAPGSMIYFVLKGNNPIETREIGKRFMDYVADKAYTMTLAVSLGHTRTLIEHPASMTHSVVPPEELEIRGIDPGGIRLAIGLENPDDILFDLDESLKNI, encoded by the coding sequence ATGTCAGAAAAAAAGAATGAAAAATCACCGGTGAATATGGTTGATGATACCAGGTATTCGATGGATACTCACCTAATCTACGGAAAGAATGTGAGTGACAAATGGGATTATTCGCATCACGTTACTGCACCTATTTCTTCTTCAACAACATTCAGACTCGATTCTGTTGATAGAGGAGCGCAGGGATTTATTCAATTTGCCAACGTTGAAAAGTTCGGCGGTGCTGCTCCGATTTTCATATACGACCGGCTCGGAGAACCGAATAAGGATATGCTCGAGGAGAATCTTGCATACATCGAAAAAGGCGAGATGGCAGTCAGTTTTGCCAGCGGAATGGGAGCTATTTCTGCTGCGCTTGGTGTTCTCACAATCTCTGGTGATGAAATAATTACGCATAAAACTCTTTACGGCTGCACATTCTCTCTTCTAAAAAACTGGTATCCGAGATATAATATCAAATGGAGTCCGATCGATTTAACCGATATTAATCTAGTCCGGAATTCAATTACTGAGAAGACAAAAGTTATTTATTTCGAAACACCGGCAAATCCAAACATGGGTATTATCGATATTAATGCTGTTCGAACGGTTGTTGATCAATTTAATAAGAACAGAAAAGAAAATGATCAGATCTATATTGTAATCGATAATACTTTTGCCACGCCTTTCTGTCAGCGGCCGATTGAATTTGGAGCTGACTTTGTTATTCACTCTCTTACAAAAGGGATCGGCGGTTTCGGAACCGATATGGGTGGAATAGTAATCGGGAAGAAAAAATTCCAGGACATGATTCAGCTTTACAGAAAAGATTTCGGTGCGGTTCTCAGCGCAAAAAATGCCTGGTCCATTTTAACTTACGGTTTGCCGAGCCTTGCAGTTAGACAGCGTCATCAGATTAATAGCGCAACACGTATTGCTGAATTTTTAAATTCACATCCTAAAGTTGATTTTGTTAATTATCCCGGCCTGCCCGGCTTTAAATATCATGAAATCGCAAAGAAGCAGATGATCGATTTCAACGGGAATTTTGCACCAGGAAGTATGATCTATTTTGTTCTAAAAGGAAATAATCCGATCGAAACAAGAGAGATTGGAAAAAGATTTATGGATTATGTGGCGGATAAGGCATACACGATGACTCTTGCTGTTTCTCTCGGGCACACAAGAACATTAATTGAACATCCTGCATCAATGACACATTCGGTCGTTCCGCCTGAAGAACTGGAAATTCGCGGAATCGATCCGGGAGGAATAAGACTTGCTATCGGCCTCGAAAATCCCGATGATATTCTGTTCGATCTAGACGAATCTCTTAAAAACATCTGA
- a CDS encoding PLP-dependent aspartate aminotransferase family protein, with the protein MGFKTDAIHAGQIPDPTTGAVSTPIYQTSTYAQEALGQNKGFTYGRTHNFTRQALEKNIAALEKGKHGVAFSSGLASVQAILGLVKSGDHLIVSHNVYGGVYRMMELIMKDFGLEFSWVDTADVSNIEKAIKKNTKIVYIETPTNPMLNLTDIEATSKICRSHNLILVVDNTFMTPYFQNPLLIGADVVLHSTTKYLNGHCDVVGGILLTNSDKLHERFRYLQNSFGAIPSPFDCWLTLRSTKTLALRMEQHNSNAIEIARYLAGKTYAKRVIYPGLTDHPQHKLAVKQARGFGGMISVDFGDFRIAEKVLNNVKIFALAESLGGVESLICHPATMTHGAVPKEEREKFGLTDSLVRFSIGIEDVEDLIADIEQALK; encoded by the coding sequence ATGGGTTTTAAAACTGACGCTATTCACGCAGGACAAATTCCTGATCCGACTACTGGAGCTGTCTCAACTCCTATTTATCAGACTTCAACATATGCTCAGGAAGCTTTGGGACAGAATAAAGGATTTACATACGGCAGGACACACAACTTTACCCGTCAGGCCCTTGAGAAAAATATTGCGGCATTGGAGAAAGGGAAACATGGAGTTGCTTTTTCATCTGGTTTAGCTTCTGTTCAGGCAATTCTCGGACTTGTAAAATCTGGTGATCATCTGATTGTGTCGCATAATGTGTATGGCGGAGTCTACAGAATGATGGAATTGATCATGAAAGATTTCGGACTCGAGTTCTCGTGGGTAGATACTGCTGATGTTTCTAATATTGAGAAGGCGATTAAAAAGAATACAAAAATTGTCTATATAGAGACTCCAACAAATCCGATGCTTAATCTTACCGATATTGAGGCTACTTCCAAAATTTGCAGGTCGCACAACCTGATTCTTGTCGTCGATAATACGTTTATGACTCCATACTTCCAGAACCCTCTTTTGATTGGAGCCGATGTAGTATTGCACAGTACAACAAAATATCTTAACGGCCATTGCGATGTGGTCGGTGGAATCCTGTTAACAAACAGCGATAAGCTTCACGAACGTTTCCGTTATCTTCAGAATTCTTTCGGTGCAATACCATCTCCATTCGATTGCTGGCTTACATTACGTTCCACTAAGACACTTGCACTCCGTATGGAACAGCACAATTCAAACGCGATAGAGATTGCACGGTATCTTGCAGGTAAAACATACGCAAAAAGAGTAATCTATCCCGGTCTTACGGATCATCCGCAGCATAAGCTTGCCGTTAAGCAGGCAAGAGGATTTGGCGGAATGATATCAGTCGATTTCGGCGATTTCCGAATTGCCGAAAAAGTCCTTAATAATGTTAAGATATTTGCTCTCGCCGAAAGTCTGGGAGGGGTGGAGAGTCTGATCTGTCATCCTGCTACTATGACTCATGGCGCAGTTCCAAAGGAGGAGAGGGAAAAGTTCGGTTTGACCGATAGCCTTGTAAGGTTTTCGATCGGAATTGAAGATGTTGAGGATTTAATTGCCGATATTGAACAGGCGCTCAAATAA